GGATCGGCGATCCGGCCGACGGCGCGAAAAGGTCGACCAGCGGCGCGTCGGGCGCGACCGTCTGCAGAGCTTCCTGTCGCAGGTACGGCGCGAGATCGGTGTCGCCCTTGCGCGTGGCCGCGACCATGTCGTCGTCGCTGACGTAGCCGAGCAGCGTGCGATCGCGCGCGACGACAAGCGCGCCGGCGTTGAGCACCTTGCGCATCTGCTCGAGCGCCGTACGCGGCCCCGCCGACGACGAGACGATGCTGACCGGCTTCTCCATCACCGAGCGCGCGGTGAGCACGCGGGTGCGGTCCACGTCCTGGACGAACTGCGCGACATAGTCGTTGGCCGGGTCGGTGAGGATCTCCTCCGCCGTACCCACCTGCACGATGCGACCGTCACGCATCACCGCTATGCGGTCGCCGATGTACATCGCCTCGTTGAGGTCGTGGGTGATGAAGACGATCGTCTTGCCCAGGTTGTTTTGCAGCTCGATGAGCTGGTCTTGCATCTCGCGGCGGATGAGCGGATCGAGCGCCGAGAACGCCTCATCCATCAGCAGGATGTCGGTCTCGGCCGCGAGTGCGCGCGCCAGACCGACGCGCTGCTGCATGCCGCCGGAGAGCTGGCTGGGGTAGCGGTCGCCCCAGCCGTCCAGCCCGACGACGCTCAACCAGTGGTCGGCCGAGGCCAGCCGCTGATCACGCGGCACGCCCTTGACTTCCAGCGCGTACGCCGCGTTGTCGCGCACCGTGCGGTGCGGCATCAACGCGAAGTGCTGGAACACC
The nucleotide sequence above comes from Epidermidibacterium keratini. Encoded proteins:
- a CDS encoding quaternary amine ABC transporter ATP-binding protein gives rise to the protein MAKVSVDHVYKIFGRRESEALARLKDGASAEDVRKLGTPAVIDASFDVEDGEIFVVMGLSGSGKSTLIRMLNGLWKPTDGTVTVEGTDITNASDAKLREIRQQNVSMVFQHFALMPHRTVRDNAAYALEVKGVPRDQRLASADHWLSVVGLDGWGDRYPSQLSGGMQQRVGLARALAAETDILLMDEAFSALDPLIRREMQDQLIELQNNLGKTIVFITHDLNEAMYIGDRIAVMRDGRIVQVGTAEEILTDPANDYVAQFVQDVDRTRVLTARSVMEKPVSIVSSSAGPRTALEQMRKVLNAGALVVARDRTLLGYVSDDDMVAATRKGDTDLAPYLRQEALQTVAPDAPLVDLFAPSAGSPIPLAVVDDKNRLLGVIPRIALLASIASMTDKSSDVDAVNDDGTPFTSTQGPLTTGSIPVDTVTAGAGGEERNDGLA